One Nostoc punctiforme PCC 73102 DNA window includes the following coding sequences:
- the rbsK gene encoding ribokinase, whose amino-acid sequence MSIIVFGSINIDLVATTPRLPVPGETLLGEEFFKVSGGKGANQAVALAKLGIPTQMVGRVGADDFGVELVNNLQSSGVQIDNIFVDETVSSGVAIIAVNHAGENQIIVIPGANGRVNQEDVERLSQLLPEATALLLQLEIPITTVIAAATAARKSKIRVILDPAPAQSNFPDELYPLVDIITPNEVEAAQLVGFPVDGEEQAAKAAEVLLQRGVKCAIVKLGAKGVFCATAEEKFFVPVFPVHAVDTVAAGDAFNGGLTAALFAGFSLHQAVVWGAAAGALATTKSGAQTSLPDRFTFDAFLREKASVRD is encoded by the coding sequence ATGAGCATTATCGTCTTTGGCAGCATAAATATAGACTTGGTAGCAACAACACCCCGATTGCCAGTCCCAGGAGAAACGTTGCTAGGAGAAGAATTTTTTAAAGTTTCGGGAGGTAAAGGAGCGAATCAAGCTGTAGCATTAGCAAAACTGGGAATTCCTACCCAAATGGTGGGGCGTGTCGGTGCAGACGATTTTGGTGTGGAACTTGTCAACAATTTGCAATCATCTGGTGTGCAGATTGATAATATTTTTGTGGATGAAACTGTTAGTTCTGGAGTTGCTATTATCGCCGTAAATCATGCTGGGGAAAATCAAATTATTGTAATTCCTGGTGCAAATGGGCGTGTCAATCAAGAAGATGTAGAACGATTGTCGCAGTTATTACCAGAAGCGACAGCACTGCTTTTACAATTAGAAATTCCAATTACTACCGTGATTGCAGCTGCTACAGCAGCAAGAAAAAGCAAAATCAGGGTAATTCTCGATCCAGCACCCGCACAATCTAATTTTCCAGATGAACTTTATCCATTAGTGGACATTATTACACCCAATGAAGTTGAAGCCGCGCAGCTAGTGGGTTTTCCTGTGGATGGAGAGGAACAAGCGGCAAAGGCTGCTGAAGTTTTATTACAACGGGGTGTGAAATGTGCGATTGTTAAACTTGGTGCTAAAGGTGTTTTTTGTGCCACTGCTGAGGAAAAGTTTTTTGTCCCCGTCTTTCCAGTTCATGCAGTTGACACAGTAGCAGCTGGCGATGCTTTTAATGGTGGCTTAACGGCGGCACTTTTTGCAGGATTTTCTTTACATCAAGCAGTTGTTTGGGGCGCAGCAGCAGGTGCTTTAGCGACGACAAAATCAGGCGCACAAACTTCACTACCCGATAGGTTTACATTTGATGCCTTTCTTAGGGAAAAGGCATCTGTCAGAGATTAA
- a CDS encoding Nramp family divalent metal transporter yields MTPPENKPSLPEVHRSIGVPNSSSFWRKMMAYTGPGYLVSVGYIDPGNWATDIAGGSRFGYTLLTVILLSNLMAILLQSLCVRLGVATGRDLAQACRDYFSPKVSFCLWVLCEIAIAACDLAELLGSAIALQLLFGIPLVWGVCITAVDVLLLLFLQHKGFRYTEALVIMLVGTVGICFTAEILFSRPDMGGILLGYLPKKEILQNPEMLYIAIGILGATVMPHNLYLHSSIVQTRSWQPNTEKRWEAIKFGTIDSTFALSLALFINSAILIVSAATFHFSGNQHVAEIQDAYKLLSPLLGVSAASAIFGIALLASGQSSTLTATLAGQIVMEGFLQFRFPSWLRRLITRLIAIIPALITIIIFGENSTSSLIVLSQVILSLQLPFAVIPLVMFTSNRRLMGEFVNPLWLKSLAWLVAIVIVGLNIWLLLQSILG; encoded by the coding sequence ATGACTCCCCCAGAAAACAAACCTAGCTTACCAGAGGTTCACCGTAGCATTGGAGTTCCTAACAGCAGCAGCTTTTGGCGCAAGATGATGGCTTATACAGGGCCAGGGTATCTGGTTTCAGTGGGATATATTGATCCTGGAAATTGGGCAACAGATATCGCTGGGGGTTCAAGGTTTGGGTACACTCTATTAACAGTGATCCTGCTGTCGAACCTGATGGCAATATTACTCCAATCACTCTGTGTACGTTTGGGAGTTGCTACAGGGCGAGATCTAGCACAGGCTTGTCGAGACTATTTCAGTCCAAAGGTTAGTTTTTGCTTGTGGGTACTGTGTGAAATTGCGATCGCAGCTTGTGATTTAGCAGAACTACTAGGAAGTGCGATCGCACTGCAACTTTTATTCGGTATTCCCTTAGTATGGGGTGTTTGCATCACAGCAGTGGATGTCCTACTATTGTTATTTTTGCAACATAAAGGCTTTCGCTATACAGAAGCCCTAGTAATAATGCTGGTAGGAACAGTAGGCATCTGTTTTACAGCTGAAATTCTGTTTTCTCGCCCTGATATGGGGGGAATTTTATTGGGATATCTGCCCAAGAAAGAGATTTTACAGAATCCAGAAATGCTCTACATTGCTATTGGTATTTTAGGGGCGACAGTGATGCCTCACAACTTATATTTACACTCCTCAATTGTACAAACCCGTAGTTGGCAGCCTAATACTGAAAAAAGATGGGAAGCAATTAAGTTTGGTACAATTGATTCAACTTTTGCTTTATCTTTAGCACTATTTATCAACTCAGCAATTTTAATTGTGTCTGCCGCAACATTTCATTTTTCTGGTAATCAGCATGTGGCAGAAATTCAAGACGCTTATAAATTACTTTCACCATTGTTAGGAGTTAGTGCTGCCAGTGCTATTTTTGGCATTGCTTTACTTGCTTCTGGACAAAGTTCAACGCTAACTGCAACTCTGGCAGGACAAATTGTTATGGAAGGCTTTTTACAATTTCGCTTTCCATCTTGGTTACGCCGTTTAATAACCCGTCTGATTGCAATCATTCCAGCGTTAATTACTATCATTATTTTTGGTGAAAATAGTACAAGCAGTCTGATAGTTCTCAGCCAAGTTATCCTCAGTTTACAGTTACCATTTGCAGTGATTCCATTGGTGATGTTTACGAGTAATCGCCGCTTGATGGGTGAGTTTGTAAATCCCTTGTGGTTGAAATCGTTGGCCTGGTTAGTTGCTATTGTTATCGTAGGTTTAAATATTTGGTTGCTATTACAAAGTATTTTGGGATGA
- a CDS encoding SulP family inorganic anion transporter: protein MAISNILKEPQLLRLNRWFSGLRGDLTGGLTAAVVALPLALAFAVASGVEPKAGLYTAIVAGIVAAIFGGSPVQITGPTGAMAVVLVGIVAKYGLEKVWIAGVMAGIIQIALGVAKLGQLVKFIPYPVTAGFTNGIAVIIFCGQLNNFFGLRIPRSEHFLPGLWQSLTHVEALNWAAVGLATLVMAANIFWPRINTTIPGSLVGLVLATGIATYFHLDVPTIGSIPQSLPMPQGIPHWNDFSVIRELINPALALAALGSIESLLSAVVADGMTVSEKHNSDRELIGQGLANIIIPFFGGIPATGAIARTAVNVRSGGKTRLSGVIHGVALAIIVLTLAPLAAQIPLAALAGILMVVSVRMIEWEAIGLLMRATYSDFAVMILTWLVTILFDLVLAVEVGLIAAGALFIKRMSDLSLVKIPETEVFPPGTPLELGKEIAVYRIDGPVFFGAAERFATFLRDEPEVKYLILRLRFVPNMDTTGLVALEDIYHDLERHNCRLILTGLQPEVKQLLERTGLLKTIGLSNCFETTTDAICSISPQIQRCSQPVAADLKELND from the coding sequence ATGGCAATCTCTAATATCCTCAAAGAACCACAGCTTTTACGTCTGAATCGCTGGTTTAGTGGACTGCGTGGCGATTTGACGGGTGGACTAACAGCAGCAGTGGTAGCATTGCCTTTGGCTTTAGCCTTTGCGGTAGCGAGTGGTGTAGAACCAAAGGCGGGACTTTATACCGCTATTGTAGCGGGAATTGTCGCGGCAATTTTTGGTGGTTCGCCAGTACAGATTACAGGGCCGACAGGTGCAATGGCTGTGGTTTTGGTGGGAATTGTCGCCAAGTACGGCCTTGAGAAAGTTTGGATTGCTGGGGTAATGGCTGGAATTATCCAGATTGCCTTGGGAGTTGCCAAACTTGGGCAGCTAGTGAAGTTTATTCCCTATCCAGTGACGGCAGGCTTTACCAATGGTATTGCCGTGATTATATTTTGTGGTCAATTAAATAATTTTTTTGGTTTACGAATACCACGTAGTGAACACTTTTTGCCGGGGCTTTGGCAAAGTTTAACTCATGTAGAAGCTCTAAATTGGGCTGCTGTTGGGTTAGCAACATTGGTAATGGCAGCCAACATTTTCTGGCCCAGGATTAATACGACAATACCGGGTTCTTTAGTGGGATTGGTGTTGGCAACGGGGATAGCAACTTATTTTCATCTGGATGTACCCACAATTGGCAGCATTCCGCAATCTTTACCAATGCCTCAAGGCATTCCCCACTGGAATGATTTTAGTGTGATTCGAGAACTGATTAATCCGGCTTTGGCTTTGGCTGCACTGGGAAGTATTGAATCGTTACTGTCGGCGGTAGTGGCTGATGGGATGACAGTGAGCGAAAAACACAATAGCGATCGCGAATTAATTGGTCAAGGATTGGCAAATATTATTATCCCATTTTTTGGCGGCATCCCGGCAACAGGTGCGATCGCTCGGACTGCTGTCAATGTCCGTTCGGGCGGCAAAACTCGACTATCTGGGGTAATTCACGGTGTTGCTTTAGCTATTATTGTTTTAACTTTAGCACCCCTAGCAGCACAGATTCCTTTAGCAGCACTTGCTGGCATTCTGATGGTAGTTAGTGTGCGGATGATTGAATGGGAAGCCATTGGTTTATTGATGCGTGCTACCTACTCTGACTTTGCGGTAATGATTCTCACCTGGCTAGTAACAATCTTGTTTGATTTAGTTCTCGCTGTAGAAGTAGGATTGATTGCAGCCGGAGCATTGTTCATCAAACGGATGAGCGATTTAAGTCTAGTTAAAATACCTGAAACCGAAGTATTTCCCCCTGGTACTCCTCTGGAATTAGGTAAGGAAATTGCCGTTTATCGCATAGATGGCCCCGTATTTTTTGGTGCTGCTGAACGCTTTGCTACCTTCCTCCGCGATGAACCGGAAGTGAAATATTTAATTCTCCGGCTGCGCTTTGTACCAAATATGGACACAACTGGATTAGTAGCTTTAGAGGATATTTACCACGACTTAGAACGGCACAATTGCCGCTTAATTCTCACAGGTTTACAACCCGAAGTCAAACAACTATTAGAACGAACAGGATTGTTAAAAACAATTGGATTATCAAATTGTTTTGAAACAACGACAGATGCAATTTGCTCTATCTCTCCTCAAATCCAAAGATGTTCTCAACCTGTCGCGGCTGATTTGAAGGAATTAAATGACTGA
- a CDS encoding ABC transporter ATP-binding protein: MATGLKSHQISRRRKHSTHPLQRLLEYGHQYRKQIWLATTYSILNKFFDLAPPGLIGVAVDVVVKQQDSIIAQLGVRDVFGQFLIISFLTVIIWILESVFEYAYARLWRNLAQNIQHDLRLDAYKHLQELELAYFEERSTGGLMSILSDDINQLERFLDGGANDIIQVSATVLIIGAAFFILAPSVAWMALSPMPFILWGSFAYQRLLAPRYADVREKVGFLNSRLSNNISGITTIKSFTAETYEASRLELDSEAYRRSNSKAITLSAAFVPLIRMLILVGFTALLLYGGMAAVSGQMSVGTYSVLVFLIQRLLWPLTRLGETFDQYQRAMASTNRVMNLLDTPIAIHTGNVALPVNEVRGEVQFKNVYFAYKDRFPVIKNLSLDIPAGKTIAIVGSTGSGKSTLVKLLLRLYEVQTGNITLDGIDLQSLNLQDLRRCIGLVSQDVFLFHGTVAENIAYGSFETTEQEIITAAKIAEAHEFIVELPEGYETIVGERGQKLSGGQRQRIAIARAVLKNPPILILDEATSAVDNETEAAIQRSLERITVDRTTIAIAHRLSTIRNADCIYVMEHGKLVESGTHEQLLEKDGIYSGLWRVQSGLR, translated from the coding sequence GTGGCTACTGGATTAAAATCTCATCAGATATCAAGAAGGCGTAAACATTCAACGCATCCTCTCCAGCGCTTGCTTGAGTATGGACATCAGTATCGTAAACAAATTTGGCTAGCGACTACTTATTCTATCCTCAATAAATTTTTCGACTTGGCACCACCAGGCTTAATTGGCGTGGCTGTGGATGTAGTAGTCAAGCAACAGGATTCTATAATTGCCCAGTTAGGGGTACGCGATGTCTTTGGACAATTTTTGATTATTTCTTTTCTCACTGTCATCATTTGGATACTAGAATCTGTTTTTGAATACGCCTACGCTCGACTTTGGCGGAATTTAGCTCAGAATATTCAGCATGACTTGCGTTTAGATGCCTACAAACATTTGCAAGAGTTGGAATTGGCTTATTTTGAAGAACGCAGCACTGGCGGCTTAATGTCTATCCTCAGTGATGATATTAACCAATTAGAGCGTTTTTTGGATGGAGGAGCAAATGATATTATTCAAGTTTCTGCAACTGTTCTAATTATTGGCGCTGCTTTCTTTATTTTGGCTCCTAGTGTCGCGTGGATGGCTTTGTCACCGATGCCATTTATCCTCTGGGGTTCTTTTGCTTACCAACGACTGCTTGCGCCTCGCTACGCCGATGTCCGGGAAAAGGTTGGTTTCCTAAATTCGCGTTTGTCAAACAATATTAGTGGAATAACTACCATTAAAAGTTTCACTGCCGAAACTTATGAAGCCTCTCGTTTGGAATTAGATAGTGAAGCTTATCGCCGCAGTAACTCCAAGGCAATTACTCTTTCTGCTGCTTTTGTACCGTTAATTCGGATGCTGATTTTAGTGGGTTTCACAGCATTACTCTTATATGGTGGCATGGCAGCAGTTTCTGGACAAATGTCTGTAGGTACTTACAGTGTATTAGTGTTTTTAATCCAGCGCTTGCTATGGCCTTTAACAAGATTAGGCGAAACTTTTGACCAATATCAACGAGCAATGGCTTCTACTAATCGAGTCATGAATTTGTTAGATACTCCTATCGCCATTCATACAGGAAATGTGGCGTTACCTGTGAATGAAGTGCGCGGTGAAGTGCAATTTAAAAATGTTTATTTTGCCTATAAAGATAGATTTCCAGTAATTAAAAATCTGTCTTTGGATATTCCGGCTGGAAAAACCATTGCAATTGTCGGTTCAACAGGTTCTGGTAAAAGCACTTTAGTCAAGCTTTTGTTGCGGTTATACGAAGTGCAAACAGGAAACATTACTCTCGATGGTATTGATTTGCAAAGTTTAAATTTGCAAGATTTACGGCGCTGTATTGGTTTGGTGAGTCAAGATGTTTTTCTATTTCATGGCACTGTAGCAGAGAATATTGCTTACGGTAGCTTTGAGACTACAGAGCAAGAAATCATCACGGCGGCGAAGATAGCCGAGGCGCACGAATTTATTGTTGAATTGCCCGAAGGTTATGAGACAATTGTGGGGGAAAGAGGACAAAAGTTATCTGGTGGACAAAGACAACGGATTGCGATCGCCCGTGCAGTCTTAAAAAATCCACCCATTCTGATTTTAGACGAAGCTACCTCGGCAGTGGATAATGAGACAGAAGCTGCAATCCAGCGATCGCTCGAACGGATTACAGTAGATAGAACTACAATTGCGATCGCTCATCGTCTATCCACCATCCGCAATGCCGATTGCATTTATGTCATGGAACATGGGAAATTAGTAGAGTCAGGAACCCATGAGCAATTGCTGGAGAAAGACGGGATTTATTCCGGCCTCTGGCGTGTACAGTCAGGTTTGAGATAA
- a CDS encoding helix-turn-helix domain-containing protein — MSSNIKKIKSWKEDYAQFFESPSRETFRELLRNHTGEYDDLDFKSELVSEDEIAKNILGMANKSGGVIIFGVEENKQDNSFYSKGLPDLNDKTDFKNKVEKYIPSQLNFDVIDFSYEESEYSKLKGKLFRVVIIEYNPRYIPFLPKKDSDKIKRYHIFIRHNTSTITAEYEHLQDILNRRVETTYSSTTEMSLAEHLAQLKELYSMIQKNKPGSALALNFLENTYFTQQNPYYPKEEYDAFISRMISVKKEVIEAIIQRKEP, encoded by the coding sequence ATGTCCTCAAACATAAAGAAAATTAAAAGCTGGAAAGAAGATTATGCTCAATTTTTTGAATCTCCAAGTCGAGAAACTTTTCGTGAATTACTCCGCAACCATACAGGAGAGTATGATGATCTAGACTTTAAAAGTGAACTTGTTTCGGAAGATGAAATCGCCAAGAATATTCTTGGCATGGCTAATAAATCCGGTGGTGTAATTATTTTTGGTGTTGAGGAAAACAAACAAGATAACAGCTTTTATTCTAAGGGATTGCCTGATTTAAATGATAAAACTGATTTTAAAAATAAAGTCGAAAAATATATTCCGTCTCAGTTAAATTTTGATGTTATAGATTTTTCATACGAAGAATCAGAATATTCAAAACTAAAAGGGAAACTATTCCGGGTTGTGATTATAGAATATAATCCACGATATATTCCCTTTTTGCCTAAGAAAGATAGTGATAAAATTAAGCGTTATCACATATTTATTAGACACAACACTAGCACTATCACTGCTGAATATGAACATTTGCAAGATATTTTAAATCGTAGAGTAGAAACGACATATTCCTCTACTACAGAAATGTCTCTAGCTGAACACCTTGCTCAATTAAAAGAACTATATTCAATGATACAAAAGAATAAACCTGGTTCAGCTTTGGCTTTGAACTTTTTGGAAAATACATATTTTACACAGCAAAATCCATATTATCCAAAAGAAGAATATGATGCTTTTATTAGTAGAATGATTTCTGTAAAGAAAGAAGTAATAGAAGCTATAATCCAAAGAAAAGAACCTTGA
- a CDS encoding acyltransferase yields MKEIKNKITNKLERLLEQWLVPRLVRWGEYLETKIRRYKHQELKSKLKFSGSGLRFKRDIKIDHPQNVSLGNKVYIGPDVFLDGRGGITIGDNTTLGFNVIILSANHDYQSNDLPYEHNVYIHKPVVIGRNVWIGGNVLIIPGVTIGDGAIVAAGTVVTANVEPLAIVGNQPMRTIKYRDKEHYEKLANKQENQDIS; encoded by the coding sequence ATGAAAGAGATCAAAAATAAAATTACAAATAAATTAGAGCGATTATTGGAACAATGGTTAGTACCTCGTCTAGTACGCTGGGGAGAATATCTAGAAACTAAAATTAGGCGCTACAAGCATCAAGAACTCAAGAGTAAATTAAAATTTTCTGGCTCAGGTCTACGATTTAAGCGAGATATTAAAATTGACCATCCGCAAAATGTGTCTCTGGGAAATAAAGTCTATATCGGCCCGGATGTCTTCTTAGATGGACGTGGTGGAATCACAATTGGCGACAATACCACACTCGGATTTAATGTTATTATTCTCTCTGCAAACCACGACTATCAAAGTAATGATTTGCCTTATGAACATAATGTCTACATTCATAAACCTGTTGTCATTGGCCGCAATGTTTGGATTGGCGGAAATGTTCTAATTATTCCGGGAGTTACTATTGGAGATGGTGCAATTGTGGCGGCTGGTACTGTTGTAACTGCGAATGTTGAACCTTTAGCAATTGTTGGAAATCAACCGATGAGAACAATTAAATACCGCGACAAGGAACATTATGAAAAACTCGCTAACAAGCAAGAGAATCAGGATATCTCATAA
- a CDS encoding cytochrome P450 produces the protein MTATYNLPDGPQMPRWLRTIKFISQPVKYVDDFAKTYGDTFTIRSSRSDNHIVYFSQPQALEEIFTADSRHFEVGRGNTGLRFLLGDRSFMLVDGDRHQRQRQLLAPPFHGERMRAYGEDIRKITQQVSHEWKIGKPFNIRESMQEITLRVILRVVFGLNEGELFEELRRSLSDLLDFISSPIMSSAFFFRFIQKDFGAWSPWGRILLQRQKVDLLIYTLLRERRAQTDQNRQDILSLMMAARYDDGQGMSDEELHDELMTLLVAGHETTASALTWAFYWIDHLPEVREKLLQELNTIGVNPDLSSVAKLPYLTAVCQETLRIYPIAMTAFVRIVKTPITIMGYELREGTAIVPSIYLAHHREEVYPQSKQFKPERFLERQYSPYEYLPFGGGNRRCIGMAFAQYEMKIVLATVLSEFQVSLVNKRPVHPVRRGLTVATPAGMRMVATPQVKRANTPALV, from the coding sequence ATGACAGCAACTTACAATCTGCCTGATGGGCCTCAAATGCCGCGCTGGTTGCGAACGATCAAGTTTATTAGTCAGCCAGTGAAATATGTCGATGATTTTGCCAAAACCTATGGTGACACTTTCACAATCAGGAGTAGTCGGTCTGATAACCATATTGTGTACTTTAGTCAACCTCAAGCGCTTGAGGAGATTTTTACTGCTGATTCGAGGCATTTTGAGGTTGGAAGGGGAAACACAGGACTAAGATTTTTACTTGGCGATCGCTCCTTTATGTTAGTGGATGGCGATCGCCACCAGCGCCAACGGCAACTATTAGCTCCCCCCTTTCATGGCGAAAGGATGCGGGCTTATGGTGAGGATATTCGGAAAATAACCCAACAGGTGAGCCATGAATGGAAAATTGGCAAGCCTTTTAATATCCGTGAGTCGATGCAAGAAATTACTTTGCGTGTTATCTTACGGGTTGTCTTTGGTTTGAATGAGGGAGAGCTTTTTGAAGAACTAAGGCGATCGCTAAGTGACTTACTAGACTTCATCAGTTCGCCCATAATGTCCAGCGCCTTCTTTTTCCGTTTCATACAAAAAGATTTTGGTGCGTGGAGTCCGTGGGGTAGGATTCTGCTACAACGGCAAAAAGTTGATCTACTTATCTATACTTTGCTTCGGGAACGTCGCGCCCAAACCGATCAAAATCGCCAAGACATCCTAAGTTTGATGATGGCTGCTCGTTACGACGATGGTCAAGGGATGTCAGACGAAGAATTACACGACGAGTTAATGACGCTGCTAGTAGCGGGACATGAAACTACTGCTTCTGCATTGACATGGGCTTTTTACTGGATTGACCATTTGCCAGAGGTGCGGGAGAAGTTGCTACAGGAACTCAACACCATTGGAGTTAACCCCGATTTGAGTAGTGTGGCTAAATTGCCCTATTTGACAGCAGTTTGCCAAGAAACATTGCGAATTTACCCAATTGCCATGACTGCTTTCGTGCGGATTGTGAAAACTCCAATTACAATTATGGGCTACGAGCTGCGAGAGGGAACGGCAATAGTCCCCAGTATTTATTTAGCGCATCATCGCGAAGAAGTTTATCCACAATCCAAACAGTTTAAGCCAGAACGCTTTTTAGAAAGACAATATTCACCTTATGAATATTTACCCTTTGGTGGCGGTAATCGTCGTTGTATTGGGATGGCATTTGCCCAGTATGAAATGAAAATTGTCTTAGCAACTGTTCTATCTGAATTTCAAGTATCGCTAGTTAATAAACGTCCTGTGCATCCTGTGCGCCGTGGATTAACTGTCGCTACACCGGCCGGAATGCGGATGGTTGCTACACCTCAAGTCAAGCGTGCAAATACGCCAGCCCTAGTTTAG
- a CDS encoding ParA family protein gives MPKIIAILNGKGGVGKTTTAVNLAANFAKKKKVLLIDADIQGSASWWFGRSQQGMGFDLSQETDPKLLSDLGKITGYDLVVVDTPPALRSEALVAVVAIADYLVLPTPPSAMDLAILVETVKEAVIPVGTPHRVLLTKVDTRSIGEALEAKNTLTRLGIPAFNTFIRAYKAHERAALEGVAIAQWRGSNAREAELDYRRAADELQRDWRK, from the coding sequence GTGCCAAAAATCATCGCTATTCTCAACGGTAAAGGAGGAGTCGGCAAAACGACTACCGCAGTCAATCTGGCTGCAAACTTTGCGAAGAAAAAAAAGGTGTTGCTGATTGATGCAGATATTCAAGGTTCTGCCAGTTGGTGGTTTGGGCGCAGTCAGCAAGGAATGGGATTTGATTTATCTCAAGAAACAGATCCCAAGCTTTTAAGTGATTTAGGAAAGATAACAGGTTACGATTTAGTAGTGGTGGATACGCCTCCCGCGCTGCGCTCTGAAGCATTAGTAGCGGTAGTTGCGATCGCAGATTATCTAGTTTTGCCTACACCCCCATCCGCAATGGATTTAGCTATCCTCGTGGAAACAGTTAAGGAAGCCGTCATCCCCGTGGGAACCCCCCATCGGGTACTGCTAACTAAAGTCGATACGCGCAGTATTGGGGAAGCGCTAGAAGCAAAAAACACTCTCACTAGATTAGGTATTCCTGCTTTTAATACCTTTATCCGTGCTTATAAGGCTCATGAACGAGCGGCGCTTGAGGGTGTAGCGATCGCTCAATGGCGAGGAAGTAATGCACGAGAGGCGGAGTTAGACTACCGTCGTGCAGCTGATGAATTACAGCGTGATTGGAGAAAATAA
- a CDS encoding alpha/beta fold hydrolase: MFPNFLPQAVGQLTESASIALAQNIQTAAIATPLINQPVTTTYVKQGSGGTPILLIHGFDSSVLEFRRLLPLLSRDNETWAVDLLGFGFTDRLSGIAYSPTAIKTHLYYFWKSLINQPVILVGASMGGATAIDFTLTYPEVVKKLVLIDSAGLAGGSPLSKFMFPPLDYFATQFLSNLKVRDRVSRIGYKNQSLASVDALCCGALHLQMPSWNQALIAFTKSGGYSAFRFKKISQILQQTLILWGDSDKILGTKDAMRFKRAIPHSTLFWIQDCGHLPHLEQPQITAQHILDFRV, translated from the coding sequence ATGTTTCCGAATTTTCTTCCTCAAGCAGTTGGGCAACTGACAGAATCTGCCTCGATCGCACTAGCTCAGAATATTCAAACTGCTGCGATCGCTACTCCTTTAATTAATCAACCAGTTACCACAACTTATGTTAAGCAAGGGAGTGGTGGAACTCCTATTTTATTAATTCACGGCTTTGACAGTTCTGTATTAGAATTTCGGCGGCTTTTGCCACTACTCTCTAGAGATAATGAAACGTGGGCTGTGGATTTGTTGGGTTTTGGGTTTACAGATAGACTCTCAGGAATTGCTTATAGCCCAACTGCGATTAAAACCCATCTTTATTATTTCTGGAAAAGCTTAATTAACCAACCTGTTATTTTAGTGGGCGCTTCGATGGGGGGTGCGACGGCGATTGATTTTACGCTGACTTACCCGGAAGTTGTAAAAAAGCTGGTGTTGATTGATAGTGCGGGGTTAGCTGGTGGTTCACCGTTAAGTAAATTCATGTTTCCCCCATTGGATTATTTCGCAACTCAATTTTTGAGTAATCTAAAGGTGCGCGATCGCGTTTCTCGCATTGGATATAAAAATCAAAGTCTTGCTTCTGTGGATGCTTTATGTTGTGGCGCATTACATCTTCAAATGCCCAGTTGGAATCAAGCTTTGATTGCTTTTACTAAAAGTGGTGGTTACAGTGCTTTTAGATTTAAAAAAATATCACAAATTCTGCAACAAACGCTAATTTTATGGGGCGATTCTGATAAAATTTTGGGTACTAAGGATGCGATGAGATTTAAAAGAGCAATTCCCCACAGTACCCTCTTCTGGATTCAAGATTGTGGTCATCTTCCGCATCTGGAACAACCACAAATTACTGCACAGCATATTTTAGACTTTCGAGTTTAA
- a CDS encoding BMC domain-containing protein, whose amino-acid sequence MPMAVGVIETLGFPSVLAAADAMVKAAAVTIVYYGQAESARLLVAVRGHVSEVNRAVEAGIEAGEQVKVGTVITHYIVPNPPENVETILPIHFTEESEPFRMF is encoded by the coding sequence ATGCCAATGGCGGTTGGCGTAATTGAAACTTTAGGTTTTCCTAGTGTTTTAGCCGCAGCAGATGCAATGGTCAAAGCTGCCGCAGTCACGATTGTGTATTATGGTCAAGCCGAAAGCGCTCGTTTGTTAGTCGCTGTCCGGGGACACGTTTCTGAAGTCAATAGAGCTGTTGAAGCCGGAATCGAAGCTGGAGAGCAAGTCAAGGTTGGTACAGTAATCACCCACTATATCGTTCCTAATCCTCCCGAAAATGTGGAAACCATATTACCAATCCATTTCACTGAAGAATCAGAACCTTTCCGCATGTTCTAA
- a CDS encoding carbon dioxide-concentrating mechanism protein CcmK, translated as MSLQAVGALETKGFPAVLAAADAMVKAGRVTLVGYIRVGSARFTVNIRGDVSEVKAAMAAGVEAAENVYGGTLESWVIIPRPHENVEAVLPIAYTEQVQGYRESVENPIVRSNNR; from the coding sequence ATGTCATTACAGGCAGTTGGAGCACTTGAAACGAAAGGTTTCCCGGCGGTGCTAGCAGCAGCAGATGCTATGGTAAAAGCTGGTCGAGTCACCCTTGTTGGATATATCAGAGTGGGTAGCGCCCGTTTTACAGTTAATATTCGTGGCGATGTTTCTGAGGTAAAAGCGGCTATGGCTGCTGGTGTTGAAGCCGCAGAGAATGTATATGGTGGTACCCTAGAATCCTGGGTGATTATTCCTCGTCCTCATGAAAACGTCGAAGCTGTTCTACCAATTGCTTATACAGAACAAGTCCAAGGGTATCGAGAATCTGTAGAAAATCCCATTGTCAGATCGAACAATCGATAG